The Candidatus Eisenbacteria bacterium genome window below encodes:
- a CDS encoding sulfatase: MRKIGAGIAGGLLAGALVGGIEAIVAWLSRAGGAALPPLGWAVVVYGLVGAAGGLGAGIVALVLRTGAFGLALGSIAAALGFVVGRFRVIRDVFLEQAPHGLVPTLAQVAALVGFAAFAFAVWRALRTADERRGALTRPGVVAALVAVLGLGWSLAERLVPEPQPPPPPAGAKAAPGAPNVILIAVDTLRADHLSCYGYTAGKTPHIDALAADGTRYARMFSQASWTRASFATIFSGLYPSSHGAIHKADVLPERVETVAEVLSKGGYYTVGFPNNINVAPAFGFGQGFAEYHYLAPDLFFFADEAAADLTLYSGLRLVRERFFARYVNVDFYYRPAEEVLQHVTGWLDGPTAKARPFFLFLHFMDPHDPYMVHPFDGVGYARVAMPNPAPGMADTLRQVYDGEIAYLDEHVGKLVADLKRRGLYDEALIVFTADHGEEFHEHGGWWHGTTLYDEQIGVPLIVKPPKGGASGRVVDAFATSLDIAPTILRTAGLAPPVVMQGHVLPLDEAPAPERESVFAEEDFEGNVLSAVRTKTWKLIDANPGNPRGLAPEELYDLARDPKETKNVAPEDATQREVMRALLGRMTLEAKAHAGSGATTDVDAATKARLKALGYVTE, encoded by the coding sequence ATGCGTAAGATCGGCGCGGGAATCGCCGGCGGCCTGCTCGCCGGCGCGCTGGTCGGAGGCATCGAGGCGATCGTCGCGTGGCTGTCGCGCGCCGGCGGAGCCGCGCTGCCGCCGCTCGGTTGGGCCGTCGTGGTCTATGGGCTCGTCGGTGCCGCGGGCGGGCTCGGCGCGGGAATCGTCGCGCTCGTCCTGCGCACCGGGGCGTTCGGCCTCGCCCTGGGATCGATCGCGGCGGCGCTCGGGTTCGTCGTCGGACGCTTCCGCGTCATCCGCGACGTCTTCCTCGAGCAGGCGCCGCACGGGCTCGTTCCGACGCTCGCGCAGGTGGCGGCGCTGGTCGGCTTCGCGGCCTTCGCGTTCGCCGTCTGGCGTGCGTTGCGCACCGCCGACGAGCGTCGTGGCGCGCTCACGCGCCCAGGCGTCGTCGCCGCGCTGGTCGCCGTCCTGGGCCTCGGGTGGTCGCTCGCGGAGCGCCTGGTGCCCGAGCCGCAGCCGCCGCCTCCGCCGGCCGGCGCGAAGGCGGCGCCCGGCGCGCCGAACGTGATCCTCATCGCCGTCGACACGCTGCGGGCGGACCACCTCTCCTGCTACGGCTACACCGCCGGGAAGACGCCGCACATCGACGCCCTCGCCGCCGACGGTACGCGCTACGCCCGCATGTTCTCGCAGGCGTCGTGGACGCGCGCATCGTTCGCGACCATCTTCTCGGGGCTCTACCCGTCGTCGCACGGCGCGATCCACAAGGCCGACGTCCTGCCCGAGCGGGTCGAGACGGTCGCCGAGGTGCTGTCGAAGGGCGGCTACTATACCGTTGGCTTTCCCAACAACATCAACGTGGCCCCGGCGTTCGGCTTCGGCCAGGGCTTCGCCGAGTACCACTACCTGGCGCCGGACCTCTTCTTCTTCGCCGACGAGGCGGCCGCCGATCTGACGCTCTATAGCGGACTTCGGCTCGTCCGGGAGCGCTTCTTCGCGCGCTACGTGAACGTCGACTTCTACTACCGGCCCGCCGAAGAGGTGCTCCAGCACGTGACGGGCTGGCTCGACGGCCCCACGGCCAAAGCGAGGCCGTTCTTCCTCTTCCTTCACTTCATGGATCCGCACGATCCCTACATGGTCCACCCGTTCGACGGCGTCGGGTACGCGCGCGTCGCGATGCCGAACCCCGCGCCGGGGATGGCGGACACACTGCGCCAGGTCTACGACGGCGAGATCGCCTACCTGGACGAGCACGTCGGGAAGCTCGTGGCCGATCTCAAGCGCCGCGGCCTCTACGACGAGGCGCTCATCGTCTTCACCGCCGACCACGGCGAGGAGTTCCACGAGCACGGCGGCTGGTGGCACGGGACGACGCTCTACGACGAGCAGATCGGCGTCCCGCTGATCGTGAAGCCGCCCAAGGGCGGGGCCTCCGGCCGCGTCGTCGACGCCTTCGCGACCAGCCTCGACATCGCGCCGACGATCCTCCGAACCGCCGGCCTCGCTCCCCCGGTCGTGATGCAGGGGCACGTGCTGCCGCTCGACGAGGCACCGGCGCCCGAGCGCGAGAGTGTGTTCGCCGAGGAGGACTTCGAGGGTAATGTGCTCTCGGCGGTGCGCACGAAGACCTGGAAGCTCATCGACGCGAACCCCGGCAATCCGCGTGGCCTCGCGCCCGAGGAGCTCTATGACCTCGCGCGCGATCCGAAGGAGACGAAGAACGTCGCACCCGAGGACGCGACACAGCGCGAGGTGATGCGCGCGCTGCTCGGGCGGATGACGCTCGAGGCCAAGGCCCACGCCGGAAGCGGAGCAACCACCGACGTCGACGCCGCCACCAAGGCGCGGTTGAAGGCGCTCGGCTACGTGACGGAGTAG